In the Rhododendron vialii isolate Sample 1 chromosome 2a, ASM3025357v1 genome, GTGACAGAGACCGAAATAGAGCTCATGATCCAGAGAGCCGGAGGGGAAGAGACTGGGAGCAAGAGAAGAGTGGAAGCAGAGAAAGGGATGATCACGACAGAGCTGTAAGTAGAAAGAAAGACGGGGATCGAAGGAGAAGGGTGAAATGAATTTTGGTGATGGTAGGGTATCTCTGTAAATCATCGTAATATGGAAACAGGTTCGGACATCTACCCATTGGAGTTTGTCGGTGGTGTAATGTGAAACCATCGTTGCAATGACATCCCTCCTTTCAGTTGGTAGCCTGTGAAACGAAACATTGTCCTGGTTAGCCTGTATCTTTTGTATGCAGTTGTATTTTGCTTTGGCAATATCTCATAAATGTTGGTTTTATGATAATGCTGAAAAGCTGAATGCCTGCATTTTAGTTGCTGATCTTTTATTTTACGGAGATATCTCCCaagaattttcatttttccaagGGGTTAAATCATGCTTTATGTGATCTCGTTGTATTGCTCGATGTCTGTTGTATTCTTGTTCCTGCCTACCATTGTTGGATTTCTTccacagaaaaaagaaaaagaaaaagaaaaactattgTTGGATGGGCGGATTTATTAAGAAGGAAGATGATAATGTAATTGCGAAAATAGATTTAGTTTTTTAATGCCATTAATGTTGTGTTCATTTTCTTTGaagtttccttttccttttctcataTTCGGTACTATCACCTAAAGCTATTCACATCCTTTTTAGccccttgatttttttggtcCAGACTCCAGATCAGGTGTTGAGGAAGTCCAAATCTGGGCTCCAGTATGGTTTCTTTCGGTTCAGGAAATGGACTCCATAACCTAGATTTCTTCTTAAACCTAGATTTTTTCTTACATACTACCTCGTTCATGCACagctttttaaacttttttgttacaccaaattaaaaatctcATGGCGGCAGatatattagaaaaattatgcatgaaagtattttatttgagatttttaatttggtgtaaaaaatttaagaaattctGCATTAAcgtattttattatttaatttcattcaaaaattacgttttttttcccacaaagGACTCTCTTTTAGGGACGGAGATAgatgtttttttgaaaagtattgTTAAAAGTTAGTAAAACcaacaaggaagaagaaaaaaaaaacaaggaagaaaaaagcATTAAGCAAGGGAGAAAATTGCATAAAAAAATTCTGTGGagacaaaagaaaacaagattttGTTTCACGTGTAATCATGTCAGAGGAGTTGTTGAATACTCGAAAAGGATTTTCTTTTCATATAAGcagcaagaaagtaaatctctGCCAGGCTTAGAAACGGAGACTTTTGCACCACAAGtgaaatattttcaatttacccacacaaaaaaaaaggtaaaataatTTCAGAGAATTTTTAGAATCAGACTACACGTAGCAAAACTTGCCAAAAGAAAAGTCTAGTCTTaaccaaaattatcaaaacttcTAGTGTTCTACCGAgtcttctaaaaaaataaatccttaGTTGCAATTTTccagcttaaaaataatggacttactAAAATAATTCTTTGTGcaatattgatcttgtttgatagatctcgatgagatcttttgaacggtgcaaaaaaattaaaaaaattattttcgtataCATTATTTCTAAGTtggaaaattgcaaataagtacttattttttaataaggctTAGTGAAACACCCCAAATCAACATCTTAGACCGTCCGAAACTCAAAAAATGGGCTGGGCTATTAACGGCCGAGCTTCCTAAGTAACCATTTCTTCCGAAGGTTGACATCCAAGGCCAAAAATGTCTTAGCCTTCCTCTCATCCTCCAAAAGATCACAAGCATCCAACAGTAGCTCGTCATCAATGTCCGATATGGCTTGAAGCGCATCAATCGCATTTTCTATTGAAACGTAgctcttctcctctttcttgttCACCAATTTGGCAAATATACCAGTCTTATCACTTGAAGGCACTTGTACTTCATAACATGTTTTCTGCACTTTGCTAGATCGTCCTGAGGCTGACGGCACAGCAATTGGTCTCTTTTTCCCTTCATCTGAGTCGTCAATGTCTGTACAAATTTGCACATATCCTGAAATTTCATCCATCTTGATGTCCAGGGCTACATTGTCAAACTCCATCCCCGGAACCTGACAACTTAATCCTCCATTGGCTATCCCACTTCCGAAAAGTATACATGTGTCATTGAAGTAACCTATGATTTTATTTCGGTAAGTGACTGCATCAGGGTGTTCCTGCAGAATCTCGTATGTAAGAGCTCTGGCAAAAGAAAAGTGcactagaagaagaaaaacaattcAATAGGCCTGAGCAGGCTGATACCGATAGATAAACGAAGGTGATTACAACTAAAGGAAAGTGTGTGTTTTCAGTGATTTTAGTATCAAATAAAAGGACCACACAAGGACACATCATTCTTGATGTGAGAGATAAGAGAAAGTGTATAGAGATTCTAGAAATGGCAATCCACTCACTGAAAACACAGACAAATAGGTTAGAACTGAAAAGTACGAGTAATTCAGTTGCTTTACTTTCAACTGCAGTATAAGTGCAAGACCCATCGATACTATATGCATGATAGCATTAGGGACTTAAACTGCACATAGATAAAAGGAATAGCCCGTCCAAACTAGATATAGCCAAAGCAACCTTTAAGTGGACAATAAATGCACCTTGATATAAGCTTCCCATACATCATCATCGGCCACGATTATTTGCAGAGTTTCATCCCATGCAAATCCATTTTGATCCAGAAGACTGCTGATGTCATTGTACTCTTTCATCAAGTTCATATATTGATTTTCTAGCATGTGTGTGTCAAACTGAACACCGAACTTTTCGCTAAATGATGCATTTATGAATGCCCAATCTTGCTCATCAAACGTGTGACTGATCTCATTCCTCGCCCGTATTTGCTCCAACAGGAGGTCAATAAGGTACATGTCCATCTGCAGTGTCCAATTAAATGTTGGATTTGCACTGGCAAGGGACTGGTCATCCTTCTCTTCAGCTAGAAATTGACAAGACAAACATATAAGGCTTTATTTGTCCTTCAGGCTACAACAAATATATGAAAAACGAATAGACAAATGAGTAAAGGTGAAAGGCTTCCTTACGCAACTCTGGATTTGCTAAGAACCAATCTGCAAGTGATTCAAAGATATGGATCCTAGTCCATACACTAatctaccaaattcaaaaacacTGCACAACAGGTTACTCTCCCTGTTGCGTAGCAATGAATGGTGCAGCTCTTGTGAAACCCTAGTTCAAAAAAACTGATCATATCCATATAAAATCATCCAAGATTCTATATTTTAATCCATGAGGTAAATAATCACTCTGAGATTAACAAGGAAAAATCCTGTTGTAATTCACAGCTGAAAAGTTTGTTACGCGCGAATGTGTTTTCATGCTAATGACACTCCAGATAGTTCATTTTGCACCATAATTTGATTAGTTGCCTGTGAATATTGTCATATCAAGACAAACGTTTTCAGATGTCATGACACAATGTTAAGACACACAAACGCATGCCTAAGCGAGAATATGCCCCCGCCGCCCCGTGCACGTGCGGACACACACTCGGTACACTGTTACCTGTGAATTATAGACATTCTTGCCATAATATCACTAACAATAGATGAGCATACCAATCATCAGAAGAGGGACTTCACTCTCAGGGTCATTGCAAGCCCAACGACTGTATCTTCGATCACAACTGTCTTGTCCATATATAGCACACAGTTTGTTATAGCTTGGTATGGTTTTTACTCTATACGATCGAGCATCAGGATGTGCCTGCGTTTACAAAACACTTCAGAGAATAGAACCACTGTTTAACGGCAACAATATCACAAGTGAATAGAAGTTCACCTCTGTATAGGCATCCCAAACATGATCTGCAGCCGTCACCATTTCCCGTGTTTCATCCCAAGCAAACTCGTTCTGCTCAAGAAGAATCTTGACATCATTGTACTGCTTCCTCAGATGTTTGTATCGATTCTTCAAGACATCCTTGTCATAATGAGATTTGAATTTGGCATTGAATGATGTAACCATGTCAATCCAAGCCTGGCTAATGAATGTCTGTCCTATTCTATTTCCTTTGTGAACCTGGTCTTGCAACAAGTCAATGAAGCAACGATCCATCGGTGGTGTCCAGTATGTTCTTGAACGTTCACCGCCTACAAAAACAAGAATCACGTTTCTAGGAGACTATGACTATCCACTCATTCACAAATGAACTTATGGTTTGAAatggtttttgtatttttaccaCATCACATACAATCTCCCAAAGGAGctgagaaaaacaagaaaaagagaggaaagcaCAAAAACTTCAACACCCAAGAAATACCCATAACTTTCCCCATATTGACCACTCCCAACACATCAAATGAAGGAAACGGGAAGACTGCAATCATAATTACCacaaaaagggaagaaaaataaaacaggaaCACAACGAAAAAGAGAAAGCAAACTAAacccaaaatcaacaaaagaaagagaaaaaggaaagcaCAAACTTCAAACATCAATGAAAGCTTATATTGGACCACAGTTTCTCACGTACTTTCTTGATATTTGTTATCCCCAGATCTTGGATTATGATTGTCCAACTTCAACAGATTCAGGATGACTAAAAAGATACTGGTACATGTACCGAACAACATAATTGCAATCATTTGCAACAACTAATAAAATGTCACAGGTAGAATAGAAGCGCACCAGCTTTTATGTCATCTTCAACACCTTTATCCTGACGCAAATCACCCTGAATCCCATTGCTCATTGTATTCCCAAATATTACTGCCAAATCTTTATAATTTGGCAATACTCTCTTTCTGTAAGGCCGCACATGTGGGTGTGCCTATATACAAGTTATGTAAGCCATTTGTCAGCAATGGAAATTGCAACCGAACTATAAATTAAGAAGCACTATACCTTGCCATAAGCGTCCCAAAGATCATCACCACCTACTACCATTTGTTGTGAGTAATCCCAGGAGAACCCATTTTGTTTAAGCAGAGATGTTACATCATTGTAGTACTTCCACAGTTTCTTGTATCGATGTCTTAAAACTCTCTTGCTATGTTGTTGACCAAATTTTGAATTGAACAAAGTTAGCATATCTGTCCATGCCTGTTTGCTGAATGTATTGTCAAGCTTATTGCCTCCTTCTAGTTGGTTCAGCATCAGCTCAATGAAATATTGGTCCATGGCTGCCGTCCAATCTGTCCTAGAACGCTCACTACTTGAAGGAACCGGGGTGCCAATTCCATCCCCTGTGAAACATAATTAATGAGGAATCCCATCACTATGATATATAATTATCTAAGGCCATGTTTGTAAGACTGACTTGCTAGTGAAGGGATATATAATAATCCCATTGGATAAGTCAGATTAATAGCGAGGGGTTGAATAATACAACATCCCCCAAGGCATAATATAGAGCATTTGATCTTGGATACGATATCCATTGACTAATTAATCCTAGACACAAAAGTTCCAACCAAATTTGGGATATGTGGCCCTTTCGAATTCGCAGTCCAAATCCAATGCTTTAATCCAGACAAGCAAACAGGGCCAAGCCAAGCACATCCTAGAGTAATTCAATAGCCGTGGCTCATCACAGGAAGGACTGTCTGCTGACTGATTTGGCCAGAAAGTGAAACTTCAGTTTTTCGGCATTTGTTTCAGATGCTTATTGAAGTTATGCAATAATCAAATGTGTTGATGCGTTGACATTGCAATCAggtcataaaacaaaaatattggaAAGAAAACGAACCCAAATTCCTTCCTTGGCTGTCGTCGTCAATATCTATATCATGGCTTGAGCGGCTATACCTTCCATCAGCAGTCGTATACCCATATATCAAGCATAAATCATTGAAGTTTGGCACTGCTTTAGTCTTATACGGCCGTGCATCGGGGTGAGTCTGCATTTACTCAACAgttaattgaaaaaaaacacataattttttttatacctacGGAAAAATAATGCACCTTGATGTATGCATCCCAAACATAATCATCAGCTACCACCATTTGTCTAGCTTCGTCCCAAGAAAAGCCGTTCTGGCCAAGAAGATTCTTTATATCGTTGAACTGCTTCCACAAACTTGTATAACGACTTTTCAGAACATCTTTGTCATATTGAGAAGTAAATTTTGCGTTAAACATGCTAATCATCTCTGTCCATGCTTGCTTATTGAATGTATGGCCAGTCCTATTACCCCTATGCATATGCTCTAGCATAAGATCAATAAAGTAGCATTCCATTGTTGGGGTCCAGTACGTTCTCGAGCGGTCATTGCTTGCGGGGGTTTGGCTACCCATTGTTTCTATAAACTCAACAATACAATTTAAGATGTATAGCTGCAAGATGAAGATGTTGCAATAAATTCAGTTACTTGAGTGTTGTTaagattttaaataaaaacagaaagaCATGAATGTCCACTCTAGGATACCACTTACTCATAGCAGCctcatatggatgtacttgttgTGCAATAATATAATAATAGAAACCAAAGCAACCAGAAAAGGAGGTAGACACAGCAAAAAACACAAGACTTACATTCGTCACATCATCCATGGAGTTCAGTAAGAGTAGCTAGTTTATTAGAAGTTGCTTTAAATGGAGGGAATTTATGTCAAACTGATGAACAAGCAATGAGTAATGACTTGATCTGAATTTTAACTGAACCACAACAGGTAATCGGCAGCAAATAGTCACTGGTAGAATAACGAGAGATATCGTGATTGATGAACCACCATCCACCCAAAAACGGGAGAAAAAACTCCATGAAAAGTTGGAATAGTCCTTTTGGTACCATGAAAGGCTAATTTGAAAGGAAACATAGCTAGATCTCCTTTTGATCATCTTCTTAATATGAGGTTGTATCAGTCTCCGTCCATGCTTTCTTGTTGAATACGTGGCCAGTCCTGTTCCACCTATGCAGATGGCCCTAGACTAAGATAAATAAAACAGAGCTCCATTGTTGACAGTCAGCCCAAGAATATTCGTGAATGGTCATTGCTTGCAGGACTTTGGCTACCCATTTTGCAAGCAAAAATTACTCTTATTTATGAGCACTGACATCTCCATTGTGATAAGATACAAGTCTAGAACAACTTGTATTTGAGCCTCTGGAGCATCAGAATAACAGCATACCAATTAGGCAATTACCAATAActtctaaacaaaaaaacaaaaaaggggcgGTTCCGAAATTAGGAATCAGTAAAGTACACTAGTTGGCCCGAGGCctcgttccagaaacctttcttaaaaaataagcagcttatttcacattttcaaactcaaaaataatgtaaataaaaaataaattttcaattttttttgccttgtatcttttaaacaagatccatattgcatatttttagatttcaataagcccataatttttgagtttgaaattaccttcttaaaaaataataactttttTTGCGTTCTAGAACGGGCCTGAGATTCTTTAGGAGCTTTTCACCGTTCCCACTTCTCCCACTAAAAATACAGCAGCAAACACTGCAAAACCAAATGGTAGCCAGGGAATTTTTATAATTCAACTATAAGTGTCCGATACAACTCTGCCTATGTCATGCTTAGAGTCTTACTGCCACACCCCAATTCCAAGCTTGGATAAAGGAGGTTGGTTGTGTATTAATTAGTTAGATGACTACGCACATAAAAGACCTATTAAATTATGACATATTGACATAAATCCGAGCATGAATATGTTGTACTACGGCGAACACAATCTCCTCGACAGAGGTCAATGGATAAAACGGATTGATGTaaccgaccccaattgattgtcCAATATCAAATCCTGAAACTGAATTAGGTACCAATATTTAGCTTCAGTAATAGAGCCTCTCAGCCTAACAACCGAAAAATTCTACATATCTTATCCtcaaaaaggatttttatttatttttttggataagtctCAAAATGGGATTATCAGGACATAATGCAATAAACCCAGAAAGCAAAGCAAGAAAATTGAGATTGAAAGCTAGAAAGAGAGTTATTGAAGTGAGAAAAAGCCTGACCTGCAACTGTTTTTCCTTTTGAGAAACAGAGTTTGGCGCCTATAAGGGGCGATTGGCGAAGAGGAAACCCTACTCCCGGATAAGAGCAAAGCGTCGAGTTGTTTGGTAACAGAAGCAGCCCTGCATTCATACATAGAGTTACATAcagtaatttttcttttctacttatttttttcaaaaaaaaaaaaacaataggtATTTTTATGCATTAGGGTTGTGAACAATGATTTGGGTATAATGGGTCGGGTCAAGGCCCACTGGAATCCCATTGAATTTAGGAGATTGAGCAGCTTTCCTAAAGCCCAACCCAACACTCATTTAAGGGTTTGAAGTATTTCACCGAATGTGTTCGAGTTtgactcatttactaaacgaggcTAAAGACCGAGCTTGAACTCGGCTTGTTTATAAATGAGTCGAGTCTATaaggaaaaagaatttttagatacatgtgtgtatatgtatgtattagGGTTGTGAACAGTGATTTGGGTGTAATGGGTCGGGTTAAGGACCACTGGAATCCAATTTGGGAGATTGAGTAGTTTTCCTCAAGCCCAGCCCAACAACAATTAAGGGTTTAATGAGGGCCCAGCAGCCCTGCTCGTTTACTAAACTAGAGTAAAGCTCAAATtcaaactcggctcgtttgtaaACAAGTCAAACCTATAAGGGGTCGAATCCGATtcttttgttaaatttgttaAATGAGCCTCTTTTAACAAGTTGAGCTgacataaacgagccgaactttaGAGTATTATACTCGACTTGTTACTACACGAGTCTAAAACTCGAATTTGAGCTCTACTCATTTGTAAACGCGTTGATTCCTTAACGAGTTGAGGTCGAGCTTCAGCTGTCCAGTTCTTTTGCACCCAGACTGTGAAGTCTGAACCATATGCTCAAATGGAGACCCCAAAAATGGtccaagctaaaaaataattcatCGGGTGTTTTCTTTTCGAAGGAATATAGAACAggcagaaaagaagagaagggagGGGAAAATTAAAATCGGAAAAATATAACCtcacacactttttttttgctaagctgaTACAAGACAACCACACACACTTGCATACACAATTACACAAACTTACTCACATCAAATATGGGGCTCATACACTGTGTGTGTGGCCCCACGTTTGATGTGAGTGTGTGTGGCCCCACGTTTGATGTGAGTAagtttgtgtgattgtgtgtgtggttgtaacataattgaaattaaaaaggtaataattggagagagatagagagagatgaaaaagtaataattgaataaataaggtaatgattggataaagaaataaggtaatgattggataaaaaaataaggtaatgattgaaaactaaactaaaactaaaactaaaaggttaaccgaaca is a window encoding:
- the LOC131317875 gene encoding L10-interacting MYB domain-containing protein isoform X1 translates to MDDVTNLYILNCIVEFIETMGSQTPASNDRSRTYWTPTMECYFIDLMLEHMHRGNRTGHTFNKQAWTEMISMFNAKFTSQYDKDVLKSRYTSLWKQFNDIKNLLGQNGFSWDEARQMVVADDYVWDAYIKTHPDARPYKTKAVPNFNDLCLIYGYTTADGRYSRSSHDIDIDDDSQGRNLGDGIGTPVPSSSERSRTDWTAAMDQYFIELMLNQLEGGNKLDNTFSKQAWTDMLTLFNSKFGQQHSKRVLRHRYKKLWKYYNDVTSLLKQNGFSWDYSQQMVVGGDDLWDAYGKAHPHVRPYRKRVLPNYKDLAVIFGNTMSNGIQGDLRQDKGVEDDIKAGGERSRTYWTPPMDRCFIDLLQDQVHKGNRIGQTFISQAWIDMVTSFNAKFKSHYDKDVLKNRYKHLRKQYNDVKILLEQNEFAWDETREMVTAADHVWDAYTEAHPDARSYRVKTIPSYNKLCAIYGQDSCDRRYSRWACNDPESEVPLLMIAEEKDDQSLASANPTFNWTLQMDMYLIDLLLEQIRARNEISHTFDEQDWAFINASFSEKFGVQFDTHMLENQYMNLMKEYNDISSLLDQNGFAWDETLQIIVADDDVWEAYIKEHPDAVTYRNKIIGYFNDTCILFGSGIANGGLSCQVPGMEFDNVALDIKMDEISGYVQICTDIDDSDEGKKRPIAVPSASGRSSKVQKTCYEVQVPSSDKTGIFAKLVNKKEEKSYVSIENAIDALQAISDIDDELLLDACDLLEDERKAKTFLALDVNLRKKWLLRKLGR
- the LOC131317875 gene encoding L10-interacting MYB domain-containing protein isoform X2, whose protein sequence is MGSQTPASNDRSRTYWTPTMECYFIDLMLEHMHRGNRTGHTFNKQAWTEMISMFNAKFTSQYDKDVLKSRYTSLWKQFNDIKNLLGQNGFSWDEARQMVVADDYVWDAYIKTHPDARPYKTKAVPNFNDLCLIYGYTTADGRYSRSSHDIDIDDDSQGRNLGDGIGTPVPSSSERSRTDWTAAMDQYFIELMLNQLEGGNKLDNTFSKQAWTDMLTLFNSKFGQQHSKRVLRHRYKKLWKYYNDVTSLLKQNGFSWDYSQQMVVGGDDLWDAYGKAHPHVRPYRKRVLPNYKDLAVIFGNTMSNGIQGDLRQDKGVEDDIKAGGERSRTYWTPPMDRCFIDLLQDQVHKGNRIGQTFISQAWIDMVTSFNAKFKSHYDKDVLKNRYKHLRKQYNDVKILLEQNEFAWDETREMVTAADHVWDAYTEAHPDARSYRVKTIPSYNKLCAIYGQDSCDRRYSRWACNDPESEVPLLMIAEEKDDQSLASANPTFNWTLQMDMYLIDLLLEQIRARNEISHTFDEQDWAFINASFSEKFGVQFDTHMLENQYMNLMKEYNDISSLLDQNGFAWDETLQIIVADDDVWEAYIKEHPDAVTYRNKIIGYFNDTCILFGSGIANGGLSCQVPGMEFDNVALDIKMDEISGYVQICTDIDDSDEGKKRPIAVPSASGRSSKVQKTCYEVQVPSSDKTGIFAKLVNKKEEKSYVSIENAIDALQAISDIDDELLLDACDLLEDERKAKTFLALDVNLRKKWLLRKLGR